The following is a genomic window from Candidatus Nitrosotenuis cloacae.
GTCGAGGACGGAAGGCACATCATAACAGTCGAGCTCCCAAAGAACGTCAAGCCAGACGACTGCCAAAGGGGCGTAGTGTACGAGTTTACAATCAACATGCTAAAGGCCCCCCTCTCAAAGAAGGTGGTCGACTTTCTAAAGAACGAAAAGGAGATCGAAATGTCCGCAATCTACCAGTTCGAGATGCAAAAGATGGAGCTGCTTGATGTCGCCTCAGACGACATGGGAAGCACCGAGAGCGAGGAATAGTTATTTTTTCAGCTGCCTTTTGAACGCGGCGCCTATTATCGGATTTATCACATACGGTATGGTGTGCTTTGCCCACACCGCCAGCCGCACCACCGATGGCACTATCACCTCCAATCTGCGCGACGACGCAGCGGACACGACTGACCTTGCCACCGTCTCTGCCGAAAGTGCAGTGGGCGAATACTTTGGCATCGAGCTAAACGAGCGGTGATCGAAAAAGCTGGTCCTCACCATGATCGGACTCACCACCGTTACGCCGACGCCCGTGCCTTCCAGCTCGTGGGACAGGCCCTCGGAAAATCCGAGCATCGCAAACTTGGAGGCGCAGTATGACGCAATCCCCGGAAGCCCAAAGCTTGCAGCAACTGACGCCACATTCACTATGTGGCCCGATTTTTGCTCAAGCATTTTTGGCAGAAGGCACTTTGTGCAGTAGACCATCCCAAGATAGTTTGTGGCCATCTGCGACTCTATCTCGTCCACCGTTAAATCGGACACTGCGCCGTATATGGCAAATCCGGCGTTGTTT
Proteins encoded in this region:
- a CDS encoding SDR family oxidoreductase, translated to MSFQNKVVVITGASSGIGAASCAEFAKRGATVVLVARRREKLEEIQASLAKYGATSMIIQCDVSKREQVEEMGRKVIGRFGKVDVLVNNAGFAIYGAVSDLTVDEIESQMATNYLGMVYCTKCLLPKMLEQKSGHIVNVASVAASFGLPGIASYCASKFAMLGFSEGLSHELEGTGVGVTVVSPIMVRTSFFDHRSFSSMPKYSPTALSAETVARSVVSAASSRRLEVIVPSVVRLAVWAKHTIPYVINPIIGAAFKRQLKK